In Emys orbicularis isolate rEmyOrb1 chromosome 12, rEmyOrb1.hap1, whole genome shotgun sequence, one genomic interval encodes:
- the KIAA1755 gene encoding uncharacterized protein KIAA1755 homolog, with product MGQFTTETTYKDKSCAFSVYVTKGPQTSSLLSRRMAAMMGVDPRSLDAAVQNALLALYPPFEVTAPTVLSQLFRLLDSDYHGDGLCCLLDFLIPAKRLFEHVRQAACAPYFNCIFLHEGWPLCLHEKVVIHLAPLNPLLLRPGDFYLQAQPYGEQSACITVKCLSRDLRTVQERTVPESSYTRLFTNEWLEEINRDLERAPLHTCLVATEKGIAPVPWSKIATPEFISKPKAAPSPTQVRVSLPAHALDLGSSEVMVEPASQSCTMSFCMTDAQVPPGNVMGNVQDCKDVPWRSSQGKYPGLIKVDQAGSWKKPSVFVVPSLCDIISQDLDGDYVDLLEFSEEMKLDLLAKSGPSAEQPGPSREIKVPSERKSRLPRVNRGSAAEKWTCGKGQSSEEGLCTPCLRRKLNRDPKFHGPRCRYRESYVAALQNPVSFGSGLMAAILEESDVPKPEFPSASTAPESSAHPRQRPGQAAAPRLLSGCPRKAVTQETKAEEVTKQGYLKLLKSPAGARRNLPRSQSPPANHKFSFFKGRQQPASPGDSLSGTSQHEGPWKRMSAIYSPRMSRAKPAGKGTDQTEASLFDISSLQGTNCKNGLCATTVSSPAQELLSAESSPQRPPQWQDLGAELLLSGIACLPGSTDKLGRALIQVTTSSRAWEATWCSTREVAQLLLYLCSIPRKEARDRGLTIVVDARRQPPSPTLHTAFRSVQRSSPATIHGVLLLAEKEAAAHLEKLPGMQVELLTSLRALSRYVDSTQLTPALDGTFPYCHGEWVQFFQKLHPFVADLKQASKLLQSCIQELEKGDIPEDMQEAAECTERYRELMKAVLSDVQLVSLQREGGATLARLRKEASRLSFSPDVRNSMDSAMGLYNQVEEEVHTLVTKSNSCLERLEFLRKIREFEAEFGKLTCWIDEGDSRLCELSTEEWSPDSSERSYQQFKEFWMQATAHYNHGLVLCKEAAEFQGSMFPEAQAFQAASGTVQAKLRRFYTNLERQQAELETLLNLCRFCDEITLLNLDCKPHMARVKLGEGQPASREALQCLEKSLQKLSVEFSAERFQEMKVQAYILHSCRGLGVWNKAWQTCQETRQILEEMLEKFKEAQGVEPDCSGEEDSFSSAATKSGPRVQGKAPHVCKAASNPAQVSAGSKTQVKESGCRARSEIELKAHLPTDSGLGIDPRDPRCSQQEPLYCKAVQEGRCIYQGSITAEDSPLSAACGADLEQREALAQNPSTEALESLHGAPPQKPPLTLPSQASSPDPGQFPRDSASESLGDGPCSARSTCGQQHWGKMPEAAQYFQVSRHGSFSSEDTESQNSAQDPSTTNLILPMELVSPRLPGPLGIIYLENHHTNSHEKADAE from the exons atgggccagttcaccactgaaacaacttacaaagacaaaagctgtGCATTCAGCGTGTATGTGACCAAAGGACCACAGACCAGCAGCCTTCTCAGCCGCaggatggcagccatgatgggcgTA GATCCCCGGTCTCTCGATGCCGCGGTGCAGAACGCCCTGCTAGCCCTCTACCCGCCATTTGAAGTCACAGCCCCAACcgtcctcagccagctcttccgCCTGCTAGACAGCGACTACCACGGCGACGGGCTGTGCTGCCTCCTTGATTTCCTGATTCCTGCCAAGCGCCTCTTTGAGCATGTGCGGCAGGCGGCCTGT GCACCTTACTTTAACTGCATCTTTCTCCATGAAGGCTGGCCCTTGTGTCTTCACGAGAAAGTGGTCATTCACCTTGCCCCACTCAACCCCCTCTTACTACGCCCAGGAGACTTCTACCTCCAAGCACAGCCCTACGGAGAGCAATCTGCCTGCATCACTGTGAAGTGCCTCTCTCGGGACTTGCGCACTGTGCAAGAAAGAACAGTTCCTGAATCCTCCTACACACGGCTATTTACTAATGAGTGGCTGGAGGAAATCAACCGAGACCTGGAGAGAGCACCTCTGCACACCTGCCTGGTAGCCACAGAAAAGGGAATTGCCCCCGTGCCTTGGAGTAAGATAGCCACGCCAGAATTCATCAGCAAGCCCAAAGCAGCACCAAGTCCCACCCAGGTCAGAGTGTCCCTTCCAGCACATGCACTGGACCTTGGCAGCTCTGAAGTGATGGTAGAGCCAGCATCACAGAGCTGCACAATGTCTTTTTGCATGACTGATGCTCAGGTGCCACCTGGTAACGTCATGGGTAATGTCCAAGACTGCAAAGATGTGCCCTGGAGGTCCAGCCAGGGCAAGTATCCAGGACTCATCAAGGTGGACCAAGCAGGATCATGGAAGAAGCCCAGTGTGTTTGTTGTGCCAAGCCTGTGCGATATCATCAGCCAGGACCTGGACGGTGACTATGTCGACCTGCTGGAGTTTTCTGAAGAAATGAAGCTGGATCTTCTGGCCAAGTCAGGACCATCTGCTGAGCAACCTGGACCTTCTAGAGAAATCAAGGTGCCGTCAGAGCGTAAATCACGGCTTCCAAGGGTGAACAGAGGGTCAGCAGCTGAAAAATGGACCTGTGGGAAAGGGCAGAGCTCAGAGGAGGGTCTCTGCACGCCGTGTCTGAGGAGAAAACTGAACAGAGACCCCAAATTCCATGGGCCGAGGTGTCGATACCGTGAGTCCTACGTGGCCGCCCTTCAGAACCCCGTGAGCTTTGGCTCTGGGCTCATGGCAGCCATATTGGAGGAGTCTGATGTGCCCAAACCGGAGTTCCCTTCAGCAAGCACAGCTCCAGAGAGTTCAGCTCACCCCAGAcagaggccaggccaggcagccGCTCCCAGACTCCTCTCTGGCTGCCCTCGGAAGGCAGTGACTCAGGAGACGAAAGCCGAGGAGGTGACAAAACAGGGATACTTAAAGCTTCTCAAGTCTCCTGCTGGTGCAAGGAGAAATCTCCCTCGGTCACAGTCTCCCCCTGCCAACCATAAATTCTCCTTCTTCAAGGGCCGACAACAACCAGCGTCCCCAGGGGACAGTTTGTCTGGTACCAGCCAACATGAAGGGCCTTGGAAAAGGATGTCGGCTATTTACTCTCCCAGGATGAGCAGAGCTAAGCCGGCTGGGAAAG GTACCGATCAGACGGAAGCGTCTCTCTTCGACATCAGCTCTCTCCAAGGCACCAACTGTAAGAACGGGCTTTGTGCCACCACCGTGAGCTCTCCTGCCCAAGAACTGCTGTCTGCAGAGTCCAGCCCTCAACGGCCGCCCCAATGGCAGGATCTCGGCGCTGAGCTCTTGCTCTCGGGCATAGCTTGTTTGCCAG ggagcacaGATAAGCTTGGCAGGGCCCTGATCCAGGTGACCACAAGCAGCAGAGCGTGGGAAGCAACCTGGTGCTCCACCAGAGAGGTAGCCCAACTCCTCCTTtacctctgctccatccccag GAAGGAAGCAAGGGACAGAGGGCTGACCATTGTGGTGGATGCCAGGAGACAGCCTCCCTCCCCGACCCTGCACACGGCATTCAGATCAGTCCAG AGATCTTCACCTGCCACCATCCATGGTGTGTTGCTGTTGGCAGAGAAGGAGGCAGCTGCACACCTGGAGAAGTTACCTGGAATGCAG GTGGAGCTGCTGACATCCCTCAGAGCTCTGAGCCGCTATGTCGACAGCACCCAGCTGACGCCAGCCTTGGATGGGACTTTCCCTTACTGCCACGGCGAGTGGGTTCAATTCTTCCAG AAGCTGCATCCCTTCGTGGCAGATCTCAAGCAGGCCTCCAAGCTACTGCAGAGCTGTATCCAGGAACTGGAGAAGGGCGACATCCCAGAGGATATGCAG GAGGCAGCCGAGTGCACGGAGAGATACAGGGAGCTGATGAAGGCAGTGCTCAGCGACGTGCAGCTGGTCAGCTTGCAGAGAGAGGGTGGGGCCACGCTGGCCAGGCTGAGGAAGGAGGCATCCCGGCTCAGCTTCTCACCGGATGTCAG GAACAGCATGGACTCAGCCATGGGCCTCTACAACCAAGTGGAAGAAGAAGTTCACACTTTGGTGACGAAATCCAACAGCTGCCTGGAGCGCCTGGAGTTCCTCCGAAAGATCCGGGAGTTTGAGGCAGAATTCGGCAAG CTCACTTGCTGGATTGATGAAGGAGATTCTCGGCTCTGTGAGCTGAGCACGGAGGAATGGAGCCCGGACAGCTCGGAGAGATCCTACCAGCAGTTCAAGGAATTCTGGATGCAGGCTACA GCTCACTACAACCATGGACTTGTGCTGTGTAAGGAAGCTGCTGAGTTCCAAGGCTCCATGTTCCCAGAGGCACAAGCCTTCCAGGCAGCCAGCGGTACCGTGCAGGCCAAGCTGAGGCGTTTCTACACGAACTTGGAGCGGCAGCAGGCGGAGCTGGAAACTCTGCTCAACCTCTGCAGGTTCTGTGACGAG ATAACATTGCTTAACCTTGACTGCAAACCGCACATGGCTCGTGTGAAGCTTGGAGAGGGACAGCCAGCGAGTCGGGAGGCCCTACAATGCCTAGAGAAATCACTACAGAAGCTCTCTGTGGAGTTTTCAGCAGAGAGGTTCCAGGAGATGAAGGTACAAGCCTACATCCTGCACAGCTGCAGAGGACTAGGAGTATGGAACAAGGCATGGCAGACGTGTCAAGAAACCAGGCAGATCCTTGAGGAGATGCTGGAAAAATTCAAGGAGGCTCAAGGTGTTGAGCCAGACTGTAGTGGGGAGGAAGATTCTTTCAGCTCAGCTGCTACTAAATCAGGCCCCAGAGTCCAAGGTAAAGCTCCTCATGTTTGCAAAGCAGCTTCCAACCCTGCCCAAGTATCAGCAGGAAGCAAGACACAAGTTAAAGAATCAGGATGCAGAGCAAGGAGTGAGATAGAATTAAAAGCACATCTGCCCACAGACTCTGGCCTAGGTATAGATCCCAGGGACCCCAGGTGTTCTCAGCAGGAACCCTTGTACTGCAAGGCTGTGCAGGAGGGCAGATGTATTTATCAAGGCTCTATAACAGCTGAAGATTCTCCCCTGAGTGCTGCATGTGGAGCTGATCTTGAACAGAGAGAAGCCCTGGCTCAGAATCCCAGCACGGAGGCTTTAGAAAGCCTCCATGGGGCACCCCCCCAGAAGCCTCCTCTGACTCTTCCTTCCCAAGCCTCTAGCCCAGACCCTGGCCAGTTTCCTCGGGACAGCGCGAGTGAGTCCCTGGGTGATGGGCCTTGCTCAGCCCGCAGCACATGTGGTCAGCAGCACTGGGGTAAGATGCCGGAAGCAGCCCAATACTTTCAGGTGTCCAGACATGGCAGCTTTTCCTCTGAAGATACAGAGTCACAGAACTCGGCCCAAGACCCTTCAACAACTAATCTCATTTTGCCCATGGAACTCGTGAGTCCTAGACTGCCCGGGCCCCTGGGGATCATATATCTGGAAAACCACCACACAAATAGCCATGAAAAAGCAGATGCCGAGTAA